The genomic DNA GATTAAAATGGCTGGCGATTGAATACAGGGAAGACTCAAAAAATGATGAGTAGCGAGAATCGTTGCACAGGGCATCATCACTGTCAAGCTCAAGTGATTTGCAGAGAACATAATAGAGCGAATAGTAGAGAGGCCGGATAGTGCTGGGATTGGCAAAGGGATGAAGCGCACATATGCGCCTGAGTTGACGATCGGTAATACATGCCTTTTGGGCCCACATTTCAAGGCCAAGAATAACCTCTTTGTAAAGGAGCATGTACGTATCAAGATACTGTGTTTTTTTCCCGCCTAAAATATATCCAAGTGCTGCAATGCCGCATACTTCACTAACAAGCTTTGGAACGATCTCAGGTGATTTGTCGAACACATCCATGGCACCGCATTTAACCGCTTCGGCTGCGACACTCATGGATTGAAGCCCTGAAAGAATGAGTACAAATGGAAAATCCGGGTAGTTTCTAATGATTTC from Chitinivibrionales bacterium includes the following:
- a CDS encoding response regulator translates to MAGPTIQDLVKRLSEYFAAKINILLVDDMPLVIDFYRSAFDSPLINLSTASSLDEAYALIRSAEQPWHCWLLDIDLGKGQNSIEIIRNYPDFPFVLILSGLQSMSVAAEAVKCGAMDVFDKSPEIVPKLVSEVCGIAALGYILGGKKTQYLDTYMLLYKEVILGLEMWAQKACITDRQLRRICALHPFANPSTIRPLYYSLYYVLCKSLELDSDDALCNDSRYSSFFESSLYSIASHFNLLS